The DNA segment ACCTGGGCGATGCCTTGCGCCATCTGGATGCACGCGAGGGCGAGCTCGCGCACGCGCCACGGCGAATCGGGCAAGCGAATGACGTCGAATCGCGCGTCTAGCGCGCGGGCAGGCCGCGTGTCACCTGCCAAGTCCAACGGGGTGCTAGCCTCGAGATCGCCAACACTCGACCCGCCCGACGGAGCTTTGCTTCATGGCCGACTTGCTTCGGGGAGGAAGTCTCATCGACGAGGTGGCGATCCCATCGGCGATTCCAATTCTTCCTCTCGCGAATGCCGTCTTGTTTCCCGGAGGCGTCTTGCCCCTCGCATGCCGAGGCCCCGGGAGCATTGAGTTGGCAAAGGATGCCGTCCGCGACGACTTGCTCATTGGCATCGTCGCACACCGTCGCGCCGACGACGTGCAGGTGGGCCTCGCCGACCTTTTCCCCATGGGGACGATCGCGAGGATCACCAAGCTCTTCCGAATGCCTGACGACTCCTACTCCGTGGTCATCCAAGGTCTCGCCCGCTGTCGACTCGGCGAGCTCGTCGACTCTCCTCGCTACCTTCGAGCGCGAATCACTGCGACCCCGGATGAAGGTGAGCCTCCCTCCGCTGAAATGACCCATCACCTGCGTGAGGCGACGCTCGAACTGATTGCCCAGGTTCCCGAGATCCCCGTTGAGGCAAGCGAGCTGGTCGCCTCCATTGTCCATCCGGGACACCTGGCAGACCTCATCGCTGCCAACCTCAACGTGGCCATTCCCGAGAAATTTGCTGTCCTCAACGAGCTCTCATTGCAGCCACGAACGCTGCGTGTTCAGGCTCTCGTCGACGATGCGCTAGCGAAGCCGATCGTCCGAGCGGCGATCGGATCGGTGGAGGATAGGCCCCGCTGTCTGCGCCACCGACGTCTCACCCACTCCGTGTGCAGCCGTTGTGGGAAGTTCACCTGCGCTTCGTGCGTGCCAGGTCCAAACAAGGAGTCCCTTTGCCACGCGTGTCTTGAGCTGCAGCGCAAGCCGAGCGACTTGAAGACCGCGGGGTTCTTCGCGCGGGTGTGGAAGGCGATGCGAAACCAGTCCTGAAGCTGGAGCGAGCATGACCAACAACCCGCTGCGTCGTCCGAAGCCATCGCGCAAGGAGTCGCTGTACCGCGCCACGCTCTATTTCGCCGACGCGAATGGAAAAATCGCAGGCCAATTGGGTCACGCCATCGCGTTGGGCCGCGAGTACCTGTGGCTCACCGACGAGATCGCCATTCCACTATCGGCAATCAGGACCGCGGGAATCGTCGAGCATGGTGGATTTCCGAAGCGGCGCTCGTACCAACTCACATTCGAGAATCCGATTTCCCGGCGGTCGGAACAGATCAACCTGGTGAACCCGACCTTGATCGGCTTCTACCCGAGCACGCGACTGCTTCCGCTCCTCGAGAATGTAGAGCGAGCGCGCGCGAGCCTGGCGTCGAGTCCCGGAGCGAGCCCTGGCCAGGCAACCGAGAGGGCTCCAGTCTCAGCGCCGACGGGATGCGAAGTGTGCAATGCCACTCCCGCCTGGTACGTGGGCTACACGTACCTCGTGAGTTTCCTGGTCGTGTCCTATCGCGGCGCTGCCAAACGACGCGTGCACTGCAAGAAGCACAACCTCATCTACGGACTCGGCCACTACCTGCTGACCGCGCTCACGGGCTGGTTCGGGATCGGAATCTTCGGATATCCGTTCGTCGTCTGGGCCGCCGCTCGAAGTCTCACCCCAAGTCTGGGCCGTGCGACGTATGCCCTCGCAGGCGCGCCGATTGTGGTCGTTGGAGGGCTGATCGTTCACTGGCTGAGATAGCTTGACGGGCTCCTACTCCGCTCCAAGCCGCGCCACCAACATCATCATCTCCACCCTTTTCGTCACGCCCAGCTTGCTCCCAATCCGCTTCACGTGAACCTTCACCGTGTGCGGCGAGCATCCCCTCTCTTCCGCAATCTCCTTCGCGCTCATCCCGCGCACCCACAGCACGAACACCTCCGTCTCCGTCGCCGTGAGTCCCTTCACCTTCGCGAGCAGCCGCGCGGGCCCATCGCGATCTGGCTCGCCGTCGAGCTGAATCACCACGCGCAGC comes from the Deltaproteobacteria bacterium genome and includes:
- a CDS encoding LON peptidase substrate-binding domain-containing protein; amino-acid sequence: MADLLRGGSLIDEVAIPSAIPILPLANAVLFPGGVLPLACRGPGSIELAKDAVRDDLLIGIVAHRRADDVQVGLADLFPMGTIARITKLFRMPDDSYSVVIQGLARCRLGELVDSPRYLRARITATPDEGEPPSAEMTHHLREATLELIAQVPEIPVEASELVASIVHPGHLADLIAANLNVAIPEKFAVLNELSLQPRTLRVQALVDDALAKPIVRAAIGSVEDRPRCLRHRRLTHSVCSRCGKFTCASCVPGPNKESLCHACLELQRKPSDLKTAGFFARVWKAMRNQS
- a CDS encoding helix-turn-helix transcriptional regulator, which codes for MAREGARTEAWIAAMTRVLAHLGRPAALLGQDSRPLAVNVHAGGAPERLSCELRRRFSESAQPGALDPRFDVIRFPDSPLRVVIQLDGEPDRDGPARLLAKVKGLTATETEVFVLWVRGMSAKEIAEERGCSPHTVKVHVKRIGSKLGVTKRVEMMMLVARLGAE